A DNA window from Cydia splendana chromosome 24, ilCydSple1.2, whole genome shotgun sequence contains the following coding sequences:
- the LOC134802306 gene encoding cytochrome P450 307a1-like has translation MSALLLIAVAVLILYKVYSRKNISIKRENKYGEAKEVVLSEAPGPVPFPVVGSLHLLGKHESPFQAFTELAKEYGDIFSIQLGGSKCLVVNNLELIREVLNQNGKFFGGRPDFERFHSLFAGDRNNSLALCDWSNLQLRRRNLARRHCGPKQHTDNFARIGSVATFEAIELVQTLKHVTRTTESAINLKPLLMSTAMNMFSHYMCNVRFDEDDVEFRKIVDHFDEIFWEINQGYAVDFLPWLSPFYKKHMDKLSNWSKEIRSFILSRIVEQREMNLETDGPEKDFLDGLLRVLHDDPTVDRDTIIFMLEDFLGGHSSVGNLVMLCLAAVARDPEVGKKIRSEIEGLTKGKRAISLVDRSSLPYTESTILEVLRYASSPIVPHVATENAEVAGFGVEKGTTIFINNYELNTSEKYWNEPEKFDPSRFLERSKVRVRRKSQCDSGMESDSERTGPLDKTTEMEKEVVSVKKNIPHFLPFSIGKRTCIGQTLVTTMSFVMFANIMQEFDIGAEHLEDLRQKPACVALPKDTFNLYVVPRKH, from the exons atgagTGCCCTACTCCTAATCGCCGTCGCTGTTCTCATTTTATACAAAGTTTACTCCCGTAAAAATATCAGTATTAAACGGGAGAACAAATATGGGGAAGCTAAAGAGGTGGTTTTGAGCGAAGCACCGGGGCCGGTACCTTTCCCGGTCGTTGGTAGTTTACATCTTTTGGGGAAACACGAGTCTCCTTTCCAAGCGTTTACGGAGCTAGCCAAAGAGTACGGGGACATTTTTAGCATACAGTTGGGCGGGTCAAAGTGTTTAGTAGTTAATAATCTGGAGCTGATCAGGGAAGTGTTGAACCAGAATGGGAAGTTCTTCGGCGGACGACCAGACTTCGAGAGGTTCCATAGTCTGTTCGCTGGTGATAGAAACAACT CCCTGGCGCTCTGCGACTGGTCGAACTTACAACTACGTAGACGCAACCTGGCGCGCCGGCACTGCGGTCCCAAACAGCACACGGACAACTTCGCCCGCATCGGCAGCGTCGCCACGTTCGAAGCTATCGAGCTCGTCCAGACCCTGAAACACGTCACAAGGACCACAGAATCGGCCATCAACCTGAAACCCCTCCTCATGTCCACAGCCATGAACATGTTCAGCCACTACATGTGCAATGTCAGATTTGATGAAGATGATGTCGAATTCCGCAAAATCGTCGATCATTTCGATGAGATCTTCTGGGAAATCAATCAAGGATACGCTGTTGATTTCCTTCCTTGGCTATCGCCGTTTTACAAGAAGCACATGGATAAGTTGTCCAACTGGTCTAAAGAGATCCGCAGCTTTATTCTTTCGAGAATCGTAGAGCAGAGAGAAATGAATTTAGAAACTGATGGTCCGGAAAAGGATTTCCTTGATGGGCTCCTAAGGGTTTTACATGATGATCCGACTGTTGATAGAGATACGATTATTTTCATGCTTGAAGACTTCTTGGGCGGTCATTCGTCTGTTGGAAACCTGGTAATGCTTTGCTTAGCTGCTGTGGCACGCGACCCTGAAGTAGGGAAGAAGATTCGTTCAGAAATCGAAGGTCTGACTAAAGGAAAGCGCGCTATCAGCCTAGTCGATAGAAGCAGCCTGCCGTACACGGAATCGACTATCTTGGAAGTTTTGAGATACGCTTCTTCTCCGATCGTTCCTCACGTAGCTACAGAGAACGCTGAAGTAGCTGGGTTTGGAGTTGAGAAAGGAACCACGATCTTTATAAACAACTACGAGTTGAACACATCGGAGAAATACTGGAATGAGCCGGAGAAATTCGATCCCTCTCGATTCTTAGAGCGCAGTAAAGTGCGAGTCAGGAGGAAGTCCCAATGTGACTCAGGTATGGAATCTGACAGCGAACGAACAGGGCCTTTAGATAAAACGACAGAGATGGAGAAAGAAGTAGTATCAGTTAAAAAGAACATCCCCCACTTCTTGCCGTTCAGCATCGGTAAAAGGACATGCATCGGGCAGACACTTGTAACCACAATGAGCTTCGTTATGTTTGCCAACATTATGCAAGAGTTTGACATCGGTGCTGAGCATCTAGAAGACTTAAGACAGAAACCGGCGTGCGTAGCTCTTCCTAAAGACACTTTTAATCTGTACGTAGTACCCAGAAAGCACtga